The sequence below is a genomic window from Scophthalmus maximus strain ysfricsl-2021 chromosome 19, ASM2237912v1, whole genome shotgun sequence.
CGGCCACGCCCACTTCCATTATGTTCAAcaggcttgtttttttattgtttattatctTGTGTGGTTGAGTGAAGGTTTCAGTATCCTCAAgtaaaaatgcacaaaaaaacaggcCTGTTTCCCCTTAGTATTTACGGCAACGTGAACAATTTTTATTCACGTATACATTTGTACGAAAAATCGTCTTTTGTGCAAAAAAGCACTGTGGCTGAAAAGACCGAAAATCTAGCTTCAATTCTGTCGTTGATCTATTTCCTCATATTCAATCGACACCAAACCTCTGCTGTGGAGAAATGCTGCGTCATGCAtcaactgcagttttttttgtgttttaaaaaaaaaaatcattaccaTTATATGTATCCCAGTTCAAAACTGTAGAGTTGGTCGACTTTGTAAGTTAATATTCAGAAGACGTGATAGAAACTAGACGAGAGCTGAATAAGGAAAATGGTCACAAAAGTTtacattagttgtttggtttttttttaatgttcagagatttcttcctgccAGTTGTCAGTGTCATCGTGAGTTCTCAACGTCAACGTCTCAATTTTTCCGTGTCTCTTCAGCTACGGCATCTCCGGCAGCACGAACGTGACCGGTGACCAGGTGAAGAAGCTGGACATCCTGTCCAACGACCTGATCATCAACATGATCAAGTCGTCCTTCACCTCCTGCGTTCTGGTGTCCGAAGAGAACGACAAAGCCATCATCATAGACCCGGAAACCAGGGTGAGTGCGTCTTGTAAAAACTGAAACCGGGGACCAACACGTCGCAAGTTCTCTTTACGACTCAGAAAAACTACTTTTTAATTCATCCAGGACCCGTTtatctggagtttttttttaaaactggctAATCCACTTTTACCCCTGGTGAATTTAAACATCTGCTATTCAAATGAAAGCATTGTCTCCGGATCAGGTTGAGCTGGCTGAGGCGCATGTGGTTTGAATCTGGTCCGacacgacctttgacctcctgaGCTGTTCTCCGTCACCTTCCCAAAGACAAAAAGGCCCattcatgacatttattttaatactttggtcatttttacacttttgttCTAAAGTCACAGTGGCCGTCCTTAGGTACGTTTCCATAACAACCAAGTGTGGATTgacttctgtcacattcattgaAACTAGGGGCTGTGactaacgatcattttcattatggattcatctgttgattattttcttgattaatcgatcaagttgtttggttcataaaatgccggtcgtgtttcccaaacccccaagacgatgttttgtttaatccacacaccaaagatatttagtttactgtcaatggaggagcaaagaaaccagaatatattcacattaactaaacaaatcaaaacgtaacaaatcagagaatttatactttttcataaaaactacttgaaccgattaatcaattatcaaaatagtttagTGATTAATTAGTAGTGGATTGTTAatggattaattgattaactgttgcagctctaattgaaATGCTACAGTATTAAAAGGTTATTAAATTGTAtctatatttcacatttttaaggTGATGCTTTTTATCATATGGAATTTCAGAAGATTatgaaatcacaaaataatGTGAATCTGACATTGTATGAGCTTCTTCTCGCGTCTCAtcagtctttattttttctttttctttgaaaaaatcacaattaaacGACTCTCGGTCTCTAAAACTCTCATTGTCATTCACTGACACCGGTGTTTTTGCTGATGTCAATTGAAAATTAATAGTTCCATTGACAAACATGTGAGAGACATGAGTCACCGTTCCGAGATTGATCCAGCGAATGTCAAGCTCGTGAAATCATAACAATCTGTAAAAAGCAGAAACATGTAAGTAATTTCTCTAACGTTTCCTCCCACAGGGCAAATACATCGTGTGTTTCGATCCCTTGGACGGCTCCTCCAACATCGACTGTCTCGTCTCCATCGGCACCATCTTTGCCATCTACAAAAAGGTAATAACCAACATTTTTGTTAAgttctttttaagttttaactaattcaatttttctgtttttacaagaGTGAGAAGTATTTTACAAATTCTCTTACAAGTTTTTGCAAACCGAgaagtttttaaatgtcaaaacgCTTAGAATTTCAGTGGTTAAACTATGAACGGAAAGTAAATTGtacgttttttccccccccaggCGACGGACGACGAGCCGTGCGAGAAGGACGCCCTGCAGCCGGGCAGGGACCTGGTGGCGGCGGGCTACGCCCTCTACGGCAGCGCCACCATGATCGTGCTCTCCACCGGCCACGGAGTCAACGGCTTCATGCTCGACCCGGTCAGTTCTCTTGTGAATCTCCGGTGTCTTCTTCGTGTTCGCGGCGGGGTCTCTCGATACAAATCTGCTTTCTCTGATCGCCAGGCGATCGGCGAGTTCATCCTGGTGGACCGGGACGTGAAGATCAAGAAGCGAGGCAAGATCTACAGCTTGAACGAGGGCTACGCGATGCACTTTGAGCCGGCCGTCACGGAGTacctgcagaagaagaagttccCTCAGGTAGACGTCGGCACAGATGTGGCGAGAGCTTCGGGCACGACGTCACGGGCGTAAAGGGGTTGATGATGCCGCCAGCAGCCGCTGGTCAAACGCATTCTCTCcagtgttttgttctgtttggtATTTCTTCCTCAATCGTGGATTTTGGAGATTCTGCAGATCTCACACTGATGAGACgcctgtatgttttttttaaaaatgtaataactaatgcagcatttttataacatttccAGGACGGCACCGAGCCTTACGGCGCCCGCTACATCGGCTCCATGGTGGCGGACGTTCACCGGACGCTGATGTACGGAGGCATCTTTTTATACCCCGGGAATGTGAAGAGCCCCAAGGGAAAGGTACGGTTCTACTTTCTCCTGCTTCTGCCAATACGCATAACAAACTACTGggaattcaacaaaaaaacgaCGTAAAAGGCAAAAGCAGTAATAACACTTAAGAAGTGAACATCCTTGACCTGGCTGGCCTCCTGTAGTTCACACATCTGAACGAGCTTTAAAGGTTGAGGATGCTGATATTCCATAGAAAAAAATTTGCCCcatgaaaagataaaaacgATTAATGCCCAAGTCTATATTTCAATACCTTCAGACATCTCAAGCCTGTCCTTGTGTTGTCAGCGTGTTTTTACAGTTGaaaaatgtagatatttttttaattatacgGCCAAACAATTTGTTACAACTGTTGCTCTCTGTAGTTTTTAGCTTCTTTCCTCAAACGGGAGTAACCTGTTGTTCCAACCTTTTATTTCCAGCCACAGATTTGGTTTAACAGTAAGTTTTTATGGCagcagaaatataaatatatcggTTGAAATTTTAATAGAATCCATTAAATGTTGGTTGTGGTCTTTTCCAATTCATCACCAAACTTCCTTCTTCCCTTAATGTCGTCGTCAACCACAGACGACTGTAAGAGCTCGTTTAAAACCTCTTGAGCATCAGTacgatttctttcttttctttcatataGTTTCACCGCGATATTGATACTTTTtcaatggaaataaaaagttcTTTGTTCAGTCGCTTGTGTCTGTAGCTTGAGAGCAAACGGAAAGACGGTTTCTCAATGTGGTTTCTTCACGTCCTTCCAGTATTCGCAAGACTGAGCTAGACACGAGATTTCACACAGCGGGCGACGTAAAACCACTGTTGTTTCTACATTAATGAGATGGAGAAACATCAGAGAGGGATATGTCTTTTTCTTCAGTGTCAAAATGCAGAGAAATAATCACCCAACAGCCACAATCActataaatgtcacattttcaaaacttaAACGGCCAGCTCACGAAAAGTTAGTGACTTGATTTGAGTCAAACAAATCGATAGGGTctgtattatgttttattatatatatataatgtaaacaaACCCCTTGTCTTCTTTGGATTCACGGCCACACCAAATCCAAGGCAGCCTGTAAAAAGC
It includes:
- the LOC118314339 gene encoding fructose-1,6-bisphosphatase 1 isoform X2, with translation MSDRGTFDTNVVTVTRFVMEEGRRAGGTGELTTLLNSVCTAVKAISSAVRKAGLAHLYGISGSTNVTGDQVKKLDILSNDLIINMIKSSFTSCVLVSEENDKAIIIDPETRGKYIVCFDPLDGSSNIDCLVSIGTIFAIYKKATDDEPCEKDALQPGRDLVAAGYALYGSATMIVLSTGHGVNGFMLDPAIGEFILVDRDVKIKKRGKIYSLNEGYAMHFEPAVTEYLQKKKFPQDGTEPYGARYIGSMVADVHRTLMYGGIFLYPGNVKSPKGKLRLLYECNPMAFIIEQAGGMASTGFENILDIQPESIHQRAPVALGSPEDVLEYIAICQKHAKQ
- the LOC118314339 gene encoding fructose-1,6-bisphosphatase 1 isoform X1; protein product: MSDRGTFDTNVVTVTRFVMEEGRRAGGTGELTTLLNSVCTAVKAISSAVRKAGLAHLYGISGSTNVTGDQVKKLDILSNDLIINMIKSSFTSCVLVSEENDKAIIIDPETRGKYIVCFDPLDGSSNIDCLVSIGTIFAIYKKATDDEPCEKDALQPGRDLVAAGYALYGSATMIVLSTGHGVNGFMLDPAIGEFILVDRDVKIKKRGKIYSLNEGYAMHFEPAVTEYLQKKKFPQHFQDGTEPYGARYIGSMVADVHRTLMYGGIFLYPGNVKSPKGKLRLLYECNPMAFIIEQAGGMASTGFENILDIQPESIHQRAPVALGSPEDVLEYIAICQKHAKQ